The Eubacterium maltosivorans genome includes the window GGTAATGTAATGTTTATGAAGGATCATTCCATCTATCAGGAGCAAATCCCAGCAGAGGGTTATGTTGATACCGGTATGCTCGGTGATGTGTCTTATGTATTTCCAGTTACTTTGGCTGATAATATTAAGGAATGGTACCAATTTGTTTATGAGACAGATTATACGCCATCAGGAACGGCTCAGGATATTAGTGATGAGATTGAATCTATGTGGTAAAAATATAAGGAGATTTATTTAAGGTTTGGAAAAAATTAAAGCATTTTTAAAAAGTGACCGGTTTGCCGAAATTTTTCGTTTCGGCATTACCGGCGGTGTAAGTTTTTTAGTCGATTATGGTATTTTATTTGCATTAACAGAATTCTTTGGTGTGAACTATCTGGTTTCTTCCGGTATCAGCTTCACTGTCTCTGTTATTGTAAATTATTTTATGTGTATTCTCTGGGTGTTTAAACGCGTTAAGCAAAACGACACCAAATCCGTTGTACTGTTCGTCGGATCCAGTGTCGTTGGCCTATTCATCAATCAAGTTTTAATGTGGTTCTTTGTTGAAAAGATTCATATTTATTATATGGTGGCAAAAATTATTGCTACGATTATTGTTATGATTTGGAATTATGTGGCTAAGCGAAAAGCAGTAGTTGGTTAATCTCCCAATCATTGTTTATTTGTTTAATTTTGTAAGAAGTTTATGCAGAAATCTATATTTATTATTTTTTCAAGATATTTTTTCTTTTTTCCTTATTGGTAAACTTAACAAAGTCCAAATAGAAAAAATCATCATAAACGGATAAAGAGAGAGTATATACCTAGATTTTATTTCCCAAAATATATAAAATAAAAACATACCCATATAGATTAAATAAATTACTGATAATTTACCAGATTGTGGTTTAATAAACCAATATAGCGTTAATACAAATAGTATAAAATATTGAGCATATATAAAAGAATCCACTGCTTTTCTTAATATCTGTTCATTATTCATAAGATATTTTGTTGCTGCCGTTTCATAATAAAATTTCGAATCGCTTTCATTGCAATTCTCTCCAAAGGCGTACCGCTGTGCTTGATAAGTTCCTTCCATCCACATCCAGTATTCTTTTTTAGCAATAATCCCCATGACTTCTTTTATACCATTACTTTTTAGTCGCGCTACTACATCACTCGCATTTCTATCTACGCTGTGTGTTCCATCTTGAAACCCGAATTCTTCCTGATTAAAGCCCATATATATGTAAGACCAAACTGGCATTGATCTTTCTCCATCATTATAGTTGACTATGTGATGAATAAAAAAATTAACACCCAAAAACATAAAAAAACTTACAGAAAAAACAAGAAAAATTATTTTAAATTTTCTTCTAATTTGAGCTTTATTAGTAAAAAAATAGTCAATAATAATAGCAAATATATAGATTAATGCCACCGGCCTAATAAAATATAGTAATACTAATAAAAGAATAGGTACTGCTAGTTTATTTGAATCTTTTAAATAGATATACACTGAAGTTAATGATATCAGTGTAAACGGAATGTCTGTATAAATATGATTAATATATAAAAAAACAGATCCAAGAGAAAGAAATAGCAAATAAAACAAATTACTATATTTATTGTAATACAAAGATATTAACAGTGTACTCACTTTAGCAATTAAAAGAATACAAATGATATTTAATATTTTTATAATTATAACATTTTTAGGAAAAACTATAAATATTAGTCCATACAAAAAGCTTACTAAAACATTATTAGGCCACAATTTAAAATATAGGTTATCTAAAAAATATGAAAAGTTTAATTTTGATACTTCAATAGCCGCTCTGAAAATTTGTTCCATATCAGAAAAAGGTTTCAAAGGTACCAAAATAATGAATATAATTCCTAAAAAAATATAAATAATGGTAATTAACCATGGCTTGCTGATTTTATTAATTACAGTTCTATATCTTAATAAAA containing:
- a CDS encoding GtrA family protein, with protein sequence MEKIKAFLKSDRFAEIFRFGITGGVSFLVDYGILFALTEFFGVNYLVSSGISFTVSVIVNYFMCILWVFKRVKQNDTKSVVLFVGSSVVGLFINQVLMWFFVEKIHIYYMVAKIIATIIVMIWNYVAKRKAVVG